The genomic interval GCATATAAACTATATGGTGAATAATAGGGACTCAGTGACGACAACGACTGTTGTGACGGAATTCCAGACGGCATATTCGGCAATGCCGATTTATAGGGATGATAGCGATTTGAAAGAGCACTTCCGCTTAGCGGACTAATACTAGTTGGATACATTCTTCTTAATGTCTCTGGACTTATATTTCCGCTGGAACCTAAATATCCTGAAAGACCCGGCGGCAAGTCCGTCGGTGGTGGTATTGATAGTCCTAGTGAGCTGTAGGCACTAAGAGCAGACTCTCCACCGGAAGTGTGTGTTCTTAGATGCTGTAAAAGTTCCTCAGACGAATTAAAGCGTTTACCACAGTAGTCACTACCCATCATCCAGTTACACACGTGTTGTTGTCCTTGTTGTGTCAAAAGATTTTGAGCATACAGATTATGTAAATGAGTAAGTCCAAGAGATGCTGAAGAAGGCACACTGAATGGTGAATGTAGAGGATTTGAACCTGGAAGTCCAAACACACCTATTCCTTGTAATGTCTTTTCATGTGAGCACTGGGCACAACCGGGTGAAGAACACTGTGATAAATGTGAGTTCGGAGGCGCTGAAGAAACACAGTTTGTACAATAAGGGTCTTTACAGGCGGACGGTCCTGTCGGATTTCTCATTCTAGCATACTGCATATACTGGGACAATGCCGCTGAGGATCCGGATTTCAGAGCAGCCTGGTGAGCTGCTAGAGCATGTGCAGATGCTAGACTGTAACTACTATGTCCGGGAAGGCCATACGGGTAGCCAGCAGCAACCATTGCTTCTGCCGAAGGTTGCATCCCTCCTGGGAAAGGTATATTCGGCATACTAAATGGCCCATAAGGCAATCCTGGATATAATGAATGTTGGTGTTTAACATCTTGACCTGGGGAATTGTCCCGTCTAATTGGAGAGTCCAACCTTTGGCTCTTTACTGATGGAGAATACTTTGAATCACGGATCTCCTTTGTGTgttcatttgttttgtgtttaggGCTCATCCTgtcaatatttgattttaatccaGAAGACGAGGACGATGATGACATAGGTCTTGAAGTCGCTTTTGGTGATTTTGTGTCATTATCACTAATTTTCCTCTCATCCTTTGTCTTATGAACATCCGTATGACATTTTTCCGGTTTTGGACTCGAAGTTGAGATTGGATAGAAATTAGAAATATCCTTTGTGTCACTTCGACTTGTTCTCTGGCCATTTAAAGAGCTGCGACCATCTTTCTCTGTTAACGGGGTTGATTTAGTGTCCAGTTCGCTGTCAGATGGAGACGATTTTCCAGTTGTATCTTTCTTTTCAAGCGGCGGTATGATGGACTTGGGCGGTGGATCCTTACCAATGCTGCTACACGTCTGAGCAAGGAGAGCCAATGGACTATTTTTAGCATCAAGCTGAAAGAAGTAAACATAATAAGTAAACATCTATCCCTTTTGTAGATAAATTCATATTACTCTTTAATCATTGCTATTTTTcagaaacatttatgtaaaaactgACTAATGAACTAAAACTCATTGTTAAAGATGAATATGTATCTAATCAAGTTTCGTTTtggaataaaaaagaaatacattttaaggACTAGCAGTGAAGGATATTCCCTGTCGTCTGAATTGTCAATTATGTTACTACAAGTCTTTCCTTTATTCTCAGGCATTGAAATTCAGCATGTTACATCCTCACGGTTATAGAATCTCGTTTTTCAGTCAATATCGAGAATCTAATTTGTCCCTAATTTGTTTGGACTTGTACCATAAGTACGTATTGATTTAGATATTCTCTTTTCCGATATAGCTCCATAAAGAACGATACACAGCGGCGGTTGGCGTTAAAGGGGCAACTGTGCTATTAAACTGGATGTAATAGCGGAGTGAAGTACGCGCTAGGAATACGttataacttattttcaaagACGCTTGTCTGGTTTAAGATTTGTTATATCAAAAAGCACGTACTAGTTATTACAAAGATACTTAAACATACAAACTGCGAAAGATTAAGAACATCTGATAGTCTGCCATCAAAGCTGCTATATACTCTAatcaaataaagtaaatattatcaGGTAAGAACAATGTAATTTGTACTTACAGTTGTTGGCAGAGGTTGTAAGTAATCCGGCGGCAAGTACTGGGAAGCCGACGAAGACAACATTTTCATAGATTCATATCTATCCATCACTGGCATTTTGTCATATGTATCCAAGTCTTATAGTCACTTTCTGAAATGTTAAACGTCCAAAACGttatgaaataaacatgacaCGTTAGCGTTCTGTACAGTACAACGAAGTTTGTTACACAAAATGGCGTTATATTATAATCGCTGACAACTTTGATAGAAGTAATGTATCACACAGACAGGAACAGCTGTCAATCAAACTACCATCCTTTTCTTTTGAGATTGTCTTCGCTATGCCGCCCATACAGTCACATTCAACATCGTACATAACGCGTTTACGCAGGAAGGATGTACTTCCGACAGGCGAACGATATTTTTGTAACGTTTGTTTTCATTGGTTGAGAGAACATAACTCCAGCTAATGGAAGGCGGAGACAGAAGGCGGTCCTATTCACCCAATCAAATGTCACGATAGTAAATATGACCGCTCTTAGTCAGCCGTGTTATAATAAAGCATCATTAATCTTTTCAAAAGCTCTTCTGTCAATCAGAACTAATTTATACGATGGTTTTGCGATGATGTAGTTGCAATAAATATAGAAATGAAAAGATAAATGTCGGCTGAAGTGACAATAGGCGACTTACACATAGCAGGACAAAAACGAAGAAAATTCATACTGCATTAAAGGAATATTAGACCCGAATTTCGTGCAGTTACTACATAATTATAGTTTATGTatgaaattaacatgtttttGTGTATGAACAGTACTTTGCTTAAGGTTTCAAATAGTACACACTGCATACATTTGTACACATTGCATACATTTATAGCGAAACACAGTACAAATATGTACAGCCGCTAGAAAAGGGGAAGTAAAAACttataaaaaggaagaaaaaaaaagcacaatCAGCTATTGCTATATGACACttgattatgaatgtagctccTTCCatacaatttattcatatatttagttaaatatatatatatattttatactgatGGCAATTTGATATCTTTGAGAGCTTGTTTCAATGACTATTAATAACGGTTATGTAAGTtcttacaacaacaacaaaacaaaaaacaaaacaaaaaacaataaaaccagAACACTCTACGTTCTGTAAATTGAAACATGTTGACAATGTTTAGCTTATTAGCGCATTAATGGATACGTTGATGCAGGTCAGATTCATCTTCAAAGTTGATCAGAAATAGTTCTGTTTAACTTAGAAACACACAGCCAAATCTTACAAGAAACAAGGGCGGCAAACTTACTGTTATGTACGGAAACGATATGTATCAATCAATCTGGTTAGTGTTAAGGTGTTTACGCAAAGATTAAGATTGACGTGTCGAAAGGCTTCCTGTCTTAAGTTTGACAGATTGAACAATTAAGCGGCAACTTCAAAAGAAAATGGCAATATTCTTATCAGTAATGGTAAATACCTCGTGTAATTCTATCTGAGAAGAGCGGAATGAACAATCACGAACCTCGGGGAAAATGTTGTAAAGGGCGGTGAAGAGCAGGCTTGGGTTACACATGCATATTCACATAATAAATAATAACGTATTTGCGAATTATACAAGAACAACGAGACGCCATTCTGCATAAAGTGCAGtgtaataaaaaatttatttaatgtgATGATATTGTTTTGCTATATGTTTTCATTACCATATTTTTATGGCCTTTCGTAGCTGAAATGAGTCTTCTCTTAATCTCGTTCAGCGAAAATTTACTTCCATATTTTCAGTGTTTATAAAGTCTTCTTTAACTCCGTGTCTAATAATAATGATCCTTCTATACTTGGCACATTGCGGACAGGGTATTTccttatttaacaaaaaacactgaaactgtgtgttattatgcaacacatGGTTAGAAACCACCCCATAAACTTCGATTATAACATTTGGCGTGTACGGctttccataaatcgaaacatgtacatttaatctCATTTTCATACAACCACTTCAGGTACGTTTTTGAGTACATGTACCGTTTGTACGTCATAATTAT from Mercenaria mercenaria strain notata chromosome 2, MADL_Memer_1, whole genome shotgun sequence carries:
- the LOC123563997 gene encoding zinc finger protein Noc-like, with amino-acid sequence MPVMDRYESMKMLSSSASQYLPPDYLQPLPTTLDAKNSPLALLAQTCSSIGKDPPPKSIIPPLEKKDTTGKSSPSDSELDTKSTPLTEKDGRSSLNGQRTSRSDTKDISNFYPISTSSPKPEKCHTDVHKTKDERKISDNDTKSPKATSRPMSSSSSSSGLKSNIDRMSPKHKTNEHTKEIRDSKYSPSVKSQRLDSPIRRDNSPGQDVKHQHSLYPGLPYGPFSMPNIPFPGGMQPSAEAMVAAGYPYGLPGHSSYSLASAHALAAHQAALKSGSSAALSQYMQYARMRNPTGPSACKDPYCTNCVSSAPPNSHLSQCSSPGCAQCSHEKTLQGIGVFGLPGSNPLHSPFSVPSSASLGLTHLHNLYAQNLLTQQGQQHVCNWMMGSDYCGKRFNSSEELLQHLRTHTSGGESALSAYSSLGLSIPPPTDLPPGLSGYLGSSGNISPETLRRMYPTSISPLSGSALSNRYHPYKSALPNMPSGIPSQQSLSSLSPYYSPYSLYAQRLGAAAVP